One segment of Polaribacter huanghezhanensis DNA contains the following:
- a CDS encoding FeoB-associated Cys-rich membrane protein, whose translation MQQIIVYIILAAAIYFLAKKFIFKSKKNGSSCGSGCGKCS comes from the coding sequence ATGCAACAAATCATCGTATATATCATTCTTGCAGCAGCCATTTATTTTTTAGCTAAAAAATTTATTTTTAAGTCTAAGAAGAATGGTTCTTCTTGTGGTTCTGGTTGTGGAAAATGCTCTTAA